The following is a genomic window from Caproiciproducens sp. CPB-2.
GGCTTTACCAACTGCATGGCGCTCTCCACCAAAAATATCCCCGAAGAATCCTCCATCCCGTTCGACAAGCGCCGCGACGGCTTTGTCATGGGCGAGGGCGCGGGAATTCTGGTGCTGGAGGAATATGAGCACGCAAAGGCCCGCGGCGCGAAGATTTACGCGGAAGTCAGCGGCTACGGCAACACCTGCGACGCGCACCATATTACGGCTCCCCATCCGGAGGCCGTCGGCGGCGCGAGGGCGATTTCCCTCGCCATGGAGGAAGCCGGGCTGCAGGAGGAGACGGAAATCTATATCAACGCGCACGGTACGGGGACTCCCCTGAACGACAAATCCGAAACCATTGCGATCAAAAAGGCGCTGGGCGACAGGGCGTACCATGTCTGTATCAGCTCCACCAAGTCCATGACCGGCCACATGCTCGGCGCGGCGGGCGCGATCGAGGCGATCGCCTCCGTGCTTGCCCTGAAAAACGGGGTGATCCCCCCGACCGTCGGCTACCGCGAAAAGGACGAGGACTGCGACCTTGACTATGTGCCGAACACCGCAAGGGAGAAGGACGTCAGCGCCGCGCTTTCCGTTTCGCTGGGCTTCGGCGGTCACAACGCCTGTATCGCCCTGCGAAAATACCGCGGCGAATAGGACTTGAATGTGGAAAGGACTGGTTTTGGTTTGGATATTCAGCAAATCAAGGAAATCGCGGAGACCATGCGCGAAAACGGGCTGACTTTGGTCGATATCACGCAGGACGGGGCCTCCCTCCGGCTGGAGCGGAAACCCGCCAGCGCCGGGGCTCTCCCCGTTCCAACCGCCGCTCCGCCGCAGATCGCGGCCGAGGCGGCGCCCGCCCCCGCAAAGGAATGCGGCGGCGTGGAAGTGAAATCGCCGATCGTCGGCGTGTTTTACGCTTCCGCTTCCCCCGATTCGGAGCCGTACGTACAGGTCGGCAGCCGCGTGAAAAAGGGCGACACGCTCTGTATCATTGAAGCCATGAAGCTGCTCAACGAAATCAGCGCGGAGTGCGACGGGGAAATCACCGAAATCTGCGCGGCGAGCGGCCAGGTCGTGGAGTACGCGCAGGTACTGTTCCGGATCAGGTAGGAGGTTTTATGAACAGAGAAGAAATCATGAAAATGATCCCCCACCGGGAACCCATGCTGCTGGTTGACCGGGTGGAGAAAACCGGGGAAACAACGGCGCAGGGAAGTTATACCGTCAGGGGGGACGAATGGTTTTTAAAGGGGCATTTTCCCGGAAACCCCGTCGTTCCCGGCGTGATTCTGTGCGAAATCATGGCGCAGGCATGCTGCATCCTGATCGGGGATAAAATCAACGGCCGTACGCCGTACTATACGGGGCTGGATAAGGTGCGCTTCAAGCACACGGTCCTGCCGGGGGATACGCTCACGGTCGAGTGCAGCCTGACAAAGGAAAGAGGCCCTTTCTGCTTTGCAAGCGCCAAAGGCTATGTGGGTGAGCAGCTGGCGGTTTCCGGCGAGCTTTCCTTCGCGCTGGTCGGCGGCTGACAGGAAAGGAAGGCTGAAGCTTGTTTTCTAAAATATTGATTGCCAACCGCGGCGAAATCGCCGTCCGCATCATCCGCGCCTGTAAGGAGATGGGGATTTCGAGCGTAGCGGTTTTTTCGGAGGCGGACAGGGACTCCCTGCACGTCAGCCTTGCGGACGAAAGCATCTGCATCGGCCCCGCGCAGGCGAAGGACAGCTACCTGAACATGAGCGCCATCCTCTCCGCCGCCGTGGTAACGGGCGCGCAGGCCATCCATCCCGGTTACGGGCTGCTGTCCGAAAACGCGGACTTCGCGTCGCTCTGTGAAAAATGCGGCATCGCGTTCATCGGGCCGACCGCCGACCTCATCCGCAAAATGGGCGACAAGGACGCGGCGCGCAAAACGATGCGCGCGGCCGGGGTCCCCGTTGTGCCGGGCTGCGATCTTCTTGACGACCCCGCTTTGATTCAGCGGGAAGCAGACAAAATCGGGTATCCCCTTCTGGTCAAGGCCCGCGCGGGCGGCGGCGGCCGGGGAATCCGCACGGTCAACAGCGCCAGGGAGCTGAAAAACGCCTTTGCAGCGGCTTCCGCGGAAGCGCAGAGCGCGTTCGGCGACGGCGCGGTCTACATGGAAAAATATCTGTTCCCGGTAAAGCATATTGAAATGCAGATTTTATGCGACGGCTACGGGAACGTCGTCTGCCTGGGCGAGCGGGAATGCTCCGTCCAGCGCAAACGCCAGAAGCTGCTGGAGGAAAGCCCCTCCCCCTCCGTCGGCGCCGAAACGCGCAGGAAGATGATGGAGGCGGCGGTAAAGGCGGCCCGGGCGGTCAAATATGTCAACGCCGGTACCATCGAGTTTTTGATGGATAAGACCGGGAACTTTTATTTTATGGAAATGAATACGAGGCTTCAGGTGGAGCATCCCGTAACGGAGATGGTGACCGGAATCGACCTTGTCAAGTGGCAGATCCGTATCGCGTCCGGCGTGCCTCTTTCCTATCAACAGGAAGATATCAAAATCGAGGGCACCGCGATCGAGTGCCGCATCAACGCGGAAAATCCGCGCGACGGGTTCCGTCCCAGCTGCGGCACCATTTCCTTTCTGCATATTCCGGGCGGGCCGTGGGTCCGTTTTGACACGGCCCTGTATCAGGACTATACCGTTCCGCCGTTTTACGACTCCATGATCGGCAAGCTGATCGTGCACGCCAAAACGCGCGAGGAGGCCATCCGCAAAATGCAGGCGGCCCTGTGCGAGCTGGTGATCGAGGGCGTGGAGCACAACGCGGAGCAGCAGATGGATATCCTGAGCGACAGCGAATTTATCGCCGGCGACTATTATACCGATTTGATCGAGAAACGGGGGAACGTTCCGTGCTGAAAAAAGAATTTTTTCGCAAGCCGAAAAACGAGCTTGAAAATTACAACAGGTATATCAAGACGGTTTCGCCCGATGTTCCGGGCGAAATGTGCGTTTTGTGCCCCTCGTGCAAACAGACGCTTTTTACGGGCGCGCTGAATGAAAACAGCAATGTCTGCCCGAAATGCGGGTATCATTTCCGTATGAACGCCCGCCAGCGCATCAGTATGCTGACGGATGAGAATACCTTCGAGGAGCTTTACGGCGGCATCCTTCCCAAAAATCCGATCGATTTTCCCAACTACCCGGAAAAGATCAAGCACGCAAGGCTGGAAAGCGCCGAAAAGGAGGCCGTCGTCTGCGGCACCGCCAGAATCGGCGGAAACGGCTGCGCGCTGTTCGTCATGGAGCCCCGCTTTATGATGGGCAGCATGGGTACGGTGGTAGGCGAAAAAATCACGCGGATTTTCGAGTACGCCCGCGATCATTCCCTGCCGGTCGTCGGCTGCACCGTTTCCGGCGGGGCCAGAATGCAGGAGGGAATCCTATCGCTGATGCAGATGGCAAAGACCAGCGGCGCCGTCAAGCTGCACAGCGACGCCGGGAACCTGTACATCGCCGTTCTGACCGACCCGACCACCGGCGGCGTAACCGCCAGCTTTGCCATGGAGGCCGACATCATCCTTGCCGAGCCGAACGCGCTGATCGGCTTTGCCGGGCCGCGCGTGATTGAGCAGACCATCCGCCAGAAGCTGCCCCCGGGCTTTCAGCGGGCGGAATTTCTGCTGGAAAAAGGTTTTGTCGACGCGATTGTCGACCGGAAGAACCAGAGAAAGCAGATCGCCAGGCTCCTTTCCCTGCACGCGGGGAGGGAATGCGGATGAGCGCTTACGACAAGGTGGCCGCCGCCCGGGCCAAGGGCAGGCCGACGGGGACGGATTTTATCGCCAATATTTTCGAGGACTTTGTCGAGCTGCACGGCGACCGCCGTTTCGGCGACGACAGGGCCGTCGTGGCGGGCATCGCCCGGCTGAACACCATGCCGGTGACGGTGGTGGCTCTGGAACGGGGGCACGATACCAAGGAAAAGGTTTTCCGCAATTTCGGTTCCGCCCATCCGGAGGGATACCGCAAGGCTTTGCGCCAAATGAAGCTCGCGGAAAAATTCGGCCGCCCCGTGGTGTGCTTTGTGGACACCTCCGGCGCGTTCTGCGGCATTGCCGCGGAGGAACGCGGGCAGGGGCAGGCGATTGCCGAAAACCTGATGGAAATGATGACGCTGAGGGTCCCGGTCGTCTCCGTGCTGATCGGTGAGGGCGGAAGCGGCGGGGCGCTTGCGCTCGCCGTTGCCGACGAGGTCTGGATGCTGGAAAACGCCGTCTACTCCGTCATTTCCCCCGAGGGGTGCGCCAGCATCCTGTGGAAGGATTCCTCCAGGGTGAAAGAGGCGTCCGAATGCCTGAAGCTCACCGCGCAGGACCTTCTGGAGCTGAAGGTGATCGAGCGCGTCGTCGGGGAGAGCGGCAGGAATTTCCACAGGACCTATCTGGAAATCAAACAGGGCCTGTGGGAAACGTTTGCAAGAAACAAAAAGCTTGACCCACAGGAGCTGATCCGGAAACGCTACGAGCGCTTTCGCGGCATCGGCTCCGGACCCGCAGGGAGACCTGCCGGCCGGGAAGCGCCTGCGGGACCATGCGGTCGGCAGGCGCCTACGGCGATGCTCTAAAGGAAGCAGGGAGCGATTCCATCAGTCAGGCTGTGCCTGCCAGCTCTCTCAAGGAGGGGGCCTCTCTTTGCCTCCCTCTGTGAGGGAGGTGCCGCGCCCGGCGCGGCGGAGGGAGTAGGCGGTGACAGATGCCCGATTGGAGGAGCCGAATAAAAACGCGTCCTGATGGGCTTTGAAAACCCGGTCAGGACGCGTTCTTTTATGATGATAGATGATTTTATTCGTACCGCAGGGCTTCGATCGGGTCGAGCTTTGCGGCCTTGTTCGCGGGGTAGTAGCCGAAGAAAATGCCGATGACCATGGAGAAGCCCACGGCGACCGCAATGGAAGAAAGGGTGGGATAAGCCGCCTGCTTCAGCAGCAGCCCGCCCGCGTAGCCGAGGCCGGCTCCCAGAATGATTCCGAACACGCCCCCGATCAGGCAGATAATCATGGACTCCACGATAAACTGGGTGCGGATGGCGCTGTCCGGAGCGCCGAGCGCCTTGCGCACGCCGATTTCCCTTGTGCGCTCCGTAACGGAAACCAGCATGATGTTCATGACCCCGATGCCGCCGACCAGCAGCGAAATGGCCGCGATAATGGAAATGGCAAGGGTAAGGGTGCCCATCACCGAATTCATTTCCGAAATCTGGGATTCCAGGCTCATAGCAAAGCATTGAAAGAATTTATTTTTGGCATAAAAAGTGTTGAAGTAATTCTGCGTATCGTCGGCGAACTTGGTATAATCGATTCCGCGTGCGGCCATGACCGTCAGGCTCTGGTATCCGTCGTTGTCGCCGGTCAGCTCCTTTGCGGCCGTTACCGGAATGTAAAAGGTGGTACGCGTGTCCTGCCGCATAAACATGGAAGAGGAAGCTTCCTGATAAACCCCGACGACCGTGTAGGTCTGGTATCCGTAATTGGTTTCCATGCGGATCTGCTTGCCGATCGGATTATCGGCGGGGCCGTACAGCTCGGAAACCAGCCGTTCGGAAATCACGGCGACCTTGCTGACGCGCTGCTCGTCTTTTTCGGCGATAAACCGGCCGCGGAGCACGGTGATGTTGTCGACCAGCATCGAGCCTGCGTTGACTCCGGAAAGGGA
Proteins encoded in this region:
- the fabF gene encoding beta-ketoacyl-ACP synthase II, which gives rise to MRRVVVTGMGVISPVGNTVKAFWDSLVEGRSGIDFITKFDTADYKVKIAAEVKGFDPHDYMEKGEIRKTDLFSQYAIAAAAQAVEDSEILGKVEPERFGVYVGSGIGGMSTFINECDKLLKGGPRKVSPLFVPMMISNMASGNIAIKYNAQGPSLPVVTACATSTNAVGEAFRSIRFGYADVILAGGAEATVNPLAIAGFTNCMALSTKNIPEESSIPFDKRRDGFVMGEGAGILVLEEYEHAKARGAKIYAEVSGYGNTCDAHHITAPHPEAVGGARAISLAMEEAGLQEETEIYINAHGTGTPLNDKSETIAIKKALGDRAYHVCISSTKSMTGHMLGAAGAIEAIASVLALKNGVIPPTVGYREKDEDCDLDYVPNTAREKDVSAALSVSLGFGGHNACIALRKYRGE
- the accB gene encoding acetyl-CoA carboxylase biotin carboxyl carrier protein; amino-acid sequence: MDIQQIKEIAETMRENGLTLVDITQDGASLRLERKPASAGALPVPTAAPPQIAAEAAPAPAKECGGVEVKSPIVGVFYASASPDSEPYVQVGSRVKKGDTLCIIEAMKLLNEISAECDGEITEICAASGQVVEYAQVLFRIR
- the fabZ gene encoding 3-hydroxyacyl-ACP dehydratase FabZ, which encodes MNREEIMKMIPHREPMLLVDRVEKTGETTAQGSYTVRGDEWFLKGHFPGNPVVPGVILCEIMAQACCILIGDKINGRTPYYTGLDKVRFKHTVLPGDTLTVECSLTKERGPFCFASAKGYVGEQLAVSGELSFALVGG
- the accC gene encoding acetyl-CoA carboxylase biotin carboxylase subunit — protein: MFSKILIANRGEIAVRIIRACKEMGISSVAVFSEADRDSLHVSLADESICIGPAQAKDSYLNMSAILSAAVVTGAQAIHPGYGLLSENADFASLCEKCGIAFIGPTADLIRKMGDKDAARKTMRAAGVPVVPGCDLLDDPALIQREADKIGYPLLVKARAGGGGRGIRTVNSARELKNAFAAASAEAQSAFGDGAVYMEKYLFPVKHIEMQILCDGYGNVVCLGERECSVQRKRQKLLEESPSPSVGAETRRKMMEAAVKAARAVKYVNAGTIEFLMDKTGNFYFMEMNTRLQVEHPVTEMVTGIDLVKWQIRIASGVPLSYQQEDIKIEGTAIECRINAENPRDGFRPSCGTISFLHIPGGPWVRFDTALYQDYTVPPFYDSMIGKLIVHAKTREEAIRKMQAALCELVIEGVEHNAEQQMDILSDSEFIAGDYYTDLIEKRGNVPC
- the accD gene encoding acetyl-CoA carboxylase, carboxyltransferase subunit beta, producing MKKEFFRKPKNELENYNRYIKTVSPDVPGEMCVLCPSCKQTLFTGALNENSNVCPKCGYHFRMNARQRISMLTDENTFEELYGGILPKNPIDFPNYPEKIKHARLESAEKEAVVCGTARIGGNGCALFVMEPRFMMGSMGTVVGEKITRIFEYARDHSLPVVGCTVSGGARMQEGILSLMQMAKTSGAVKLHSDAGNLYIAVLTDPTTGGVTASFAMEADIILAEPNALIGFAGPRVIEQTIRQKLPPGFQRAEFLLEKGFVDAIVDRKNQRKQIARLLSLHAGRECG
- a CDS encoding acetyl-CoA carboxylase carboxyltransferase subunit alpha, translating into MSAYDKVAAARAKGRPTGTDFIANIFEDFVELHGDRRFGDDRAVVAGIARLNTMPVTVVALERGHDTKEKVFRNFGSAHPEGYRKALRQMKLAEKFGRPVVCFVDTSGAFCGIAAEERGQGQAIAENLMEMMTLRVPVVSVLIGEGGSGGALALAVADEVWMLENAVYSVISPEGCASILWKDSSRVKEASECLKLTAQDLLELKVIERVVGESGRNFHRTYLEIKQGLWETFARNKKLDPQELIRKRYERFRGIGSGPAGRPAGREAPAGPCGRQAPTAML
- a CDS encoding ABC transporter permease — translated: MNLLENISLAINGLISNKMRALLTMLGIIIGIGSVIAITSVGNAMTTSVNDALANFGITNISVYLSSKEGGGGGSAMTKDDYIATDMIAKYQKKYADKITAIGLSASAGTGKIKNGHKTSNVSLSGVNAGSMLVDNITVLRGRFIAEKDEQRVSKVAVISERLVSELYGPADNPIGKQIRMETNYGYQTYTVVGVYQEASSSMFMRQDTRTTFYIPVTAAKELTGDNDGYQSLTVMAARGIDYTKFADDTQNYFNTFYAKNKFFQCFAMSLESQISEMNSVMGTLTLAISIIAAISLLVGGIGVMNIMLVSVTERTREIGVRKALGAPDSAIRTQFIVESMIICLIGGVFGIILGAGLGYAGGLLLKQAAYPTLSSIAVAVGFSMVIGIFFGYYPANKAAKLDPIEALRYE